The nucleotide sequence AAACCGACGGCCCCTCCGTCGTGCTGATTGAATGCCGCCACGAGGCGCGGATTGACCGCGCCGGAGAGCACCATCTCCACGACTTCCATCACCGCCTCATCGGTGACTCGAAGGCCCTCCACGAACTGCGCCCGATGGCCCAGGCGCTCCAGCATGGCGGTGATCTCTTTCCCGCCTCCGTGAACCACCACGGGGCGAATCCCCACCTGCTTTAACCAGATGATGTCCAGGATGACATCGGTAAAACGCTCCCCCATCGCACTGCCGCCATATTTGATGACAAAAATCTTTCCCGCAAAGCGCTGGATATACGGCAGTGCTTCAATCAAGACCGCCGCTTTTTCTTCCTCGCTCATCTCCTTAAGCTCCTTCTCTCCCCTTGGCACCGAGAACCCGAACCCTTCCCTGAAGGGACGGTCGACAACTCCGTTAGGTTCGGTAGTGGGCGTTAATCTCGATATAACGCTCGGTCAAATCGCACCCCCACGCCACGGCCTTTCCGGAGCCCTCCCCGACCACGACCCGCAACGGCACCGGGTCTCCGCGCAGGACACCCCGGGCGGCTTCCTCATCGAAGGGCACCGCTCCGCCCCGGCGACAAACGGCAATGTCCCCAATATAGATGTCCACATTCTGTGGGTCGAAGGAAGATCCGGCATATCCCGCGGCGCAGAGAATCCGTCCCCAATTCGGGTCGGCGCCGTACACCGCCGTCTTGACGAGGCTCGATCCGATCACCGCCTTGGCGACGCGCCGGGCTTCCTCGTCGGTCGCCGCCCCTTCCACCCGGGTCTCAATCAAACGGGTTGCCCCTTCTCCGTCCCTGGCAATGGCCTTCGCCAGACGGATCGCTGCCTCGGTGACCGCCTCGACGAACCGGTCCCAGTCCGGGTGATCCGGGCGAAGTGGTCGATTTCCCGCCATGCCGTTTGCCAAAAGCAAGACGGTATCATTGGTGCTGGTATCCCCGTCCACGCTGATGCAATGAAAACTCGCGTCCACCGCATGCCTCAACGCCTCTTGCAAAGCTTCCGGTTCCACCTCGGCGTCGGTGGTGAGAAAGGCGAGCATGGTGGCCATATTGGGATGGATCATTCCGGATCCTTTGGCCGCTCCGCCGATCCTGACTGTTTGCCCATCGACCGTCAGCTCCCGAACCACTTCCTTGGTGTACGTATCTGTGGTCAGGATCGCTTCAGCAAACGCGCGGCCGCCGTCGTCTCGAATTTTTTTTGCGGCCTCCTCGATGCCCGCGCTCAAACGGTCCATGGGAAGCGGAACTCCAATCACTCCGGTAGAAGCCACCCCGATATCGTCCGGTTCCAGTCCGAACAGGTCAGCCGCCTGCATTTGAATAGCGAGCACATCCGCAGCTCCTTGCTCCCCGGTACAGGCATTGGCGTTTCCGCTATTGACCACCACCGCCTGCAAACGCCGCTGCTCCCGGATCCTGGCCTCGGTCGCCTCTACGGCCGCCGATCGGACCCGGTTGGTCGTGAACATGCCCGCCGCCACCGCAGGCTGCTCGCTGTACAGAATGGCCACATCGAGGCGTTCGGCTTTTCCGTCCCGAATGCCCGCCGCTGCCGCCCCCGCCCAGAACCCTTTTGGGGCCGTGACCCCCAGCCATTCTTGGCGTTCCTCCTGTTGCATTTCATCCCACCGGTCAGCCACCGTTTACCCCTTCTTTCCGCAGTTCCCTTTTGCACTGCGCCGCACCACCCCGAAGGCGAAGCGGGCCGACCCCGGCTTTCCACAATCTTTGGATCGCTCACGGGTACATGGGGACCAGGTCCAACCCCATCGTTTCAGGCCACCCCATCATGACGTTCAAATTCTGTACCGCCTGCCCCGCCGCGCCTTTCACCAGATTGTCAATGACGCTGACCACGATCATTCGACCCGTTCGGCGCTCCACAGTCAGACCGATGTCACACAGATTGGTCCCCCGTACTTCCTTGGTCTGGGGCCATTGTCCCGCCGGCTGAACCCGAACGAAGGGCTCCTGTCGGTAGGCGTCCTGGTATACCTCCCACACCCGCTCGGTCGTCCACTCCCTCCATTCGCCCGTCAAGGTACCATAAGCCGTTACCAAAATACCCCGGCCCATGGGAAGGAGATGAGCCGTAAAAGATACCCGGGCCGAACCTTGGCCAAAAACTGCCAGATGATACTCGATTTCGGGTGTGTGCTGGTGTTCGGCAACTTTGTAGGCCTTGAAATTCTCCGCCACCTCAGCAAAGTGGTTTCCCAGGTTCACTCCGCGCCCGGCTCCGGTCACACCCGACTTCGCATCGATGATCAATCCATCGGCCTCCACTCCCCTGTTGCGGACGGCCGGTAAAAGGCCAAGCAACGCCGCCGTCGGGTAACACCCCGGATTCGACACAAAGGACGCTCCTGCCACCCGCTCCCGGTTCCATTCCGTCAATCCATAGACGGCCTCTTCCCGCACAGCGTCCGACGGGGGATCCTTTTTATACCATTCCCGAAACAAAGGACCTGGAATGCGAAAATCTCCCCCGAGATCGATCACCCGGACTCCCCGTTCGCGAAGCGAGGGCACCATGGTCGAAGATAGCCCCGCCGGCAAGGCCAAAAACGCGACATTCGCTTCCTCGGCCACTCGATCGGGGTCAAAGGCCTGAAGCTCAAAGTCGGCGATACCGGTCAAATGAGGGTACACCCTGGACAACTGTATTCCGGCATGGGAGTCAGATGTTACCATTGCAAGTTCCGCTTCGGGATGACGAACCAGCAACCGAACCAACTCCACCCCTGCATAACCCGTTGCCCCCACCACCGCCACTCGAATCACAAATCCCACCTCCATTCTCCAATGGTTTGGTTTTGCGAGCCCGACAGATCGACTTGTATGATTATACAACGATATGTATAAGCATTCAATCCTTCGGCCAGCGTTTCCACAGCCCAACTCCGACGACGGCACAGGCCGCTAACCCGGCCGTCCACCAAGCACCTCCCGGCCATTGATCCGCAATGCCCAGCCCGGGATCCTCCGCCACAAGCCCACCCGCCATCCACCCTAAAAGACCCGCACCCGGGTACACCAACCACTCCATCCGGTTCAGAAGCAGCCGAATCAAGTCGCTTCCCCATACGATCAGCGGAATACTCAAAGCAAGCCCTGCGACGAGCAACAGGAGGTTCCCTTGAGCGGCGGCCGCCACCGCCAACACATTGTCGATGCTCATGGTTACATCTGCAAGAACGATCGTCCCTACCGCTTCCCACCATTGCAGCTGCGGGGACTCCGGCTGTTCCTCCGCCGGCGGCAGGGTCGCCGACCCAGGCAAAATCAAGCGGACCGCGATCCACAGAAGGGCGACTCCCGCAGCCGCTTGGATGTAAGGTTTTGTCAGCCACCGCGCCGCGATGATTGTCAGAAGAATGCGAAGAGCCACTGCGGCGGCAGCGCCAAAGACAGCCGCCCGGCGCCGCTGGCCCGGCGGAAGTCGACGGGTGGCCATGGCAATCACCAAAGCGTTGTCGCCGCTGAGCATAATATTGATCCAAACCAGCACGAACAGATCAATGACAGTCTGCACGGCATTCTCGCCTCCGCGCGAAATTCGCCAACTACACCCAGTGCGAAAGCACCAACCCCCCGTACGCGAAAGCGGCAAGAATCACGAAGGCGGGATGAATTTTCCGGACCGCAAGCGCCCACAACGCCACCGCCGAAATGCCAAGAAATTGCAGAACCCCGAGGCTTTGTACAGATTCCTGGCCCATTTCCCAGGTCAGCAGCACCAACATCACGGCGATGACCGGCTGGACCAACATCGTCATGCCCCGGACCGCCTTCGATCCCCGAAACCGAGCCAATAAGCGCATAAAGGCAATCAGCCCGACAGCGGTCGGGACCACCGTCGCCACCAAGGCCGCGAGGAGCCCGGGCCACCCTGCAACCTCGTACCCCACAAAGGCGGCGATCTTCGTGGCAATCGGACCCGGGAGAGCGTTGCCCACCGCCAGTACATCGGCGAATTGTCCGTTTGTCAGCCACTGGTACCGGTGGACGATCTCCTCTTGCATCAACGGGATCGTGGAAGGACCGCCGCCGTACCCCAAGAGGTTCGCAACCAAAAAACCCCATAATAAGTGCAGCCAATTCATCATCCCGAGCCCTCCCCTTCTCCGGACGTACCCGCCCCGTTGCGGCTCCGGGGATCATCGCGCCCTTGGTCGCCACCCGCGCTTTTCCCGACCCGTCCGCCGGCCCCCGTTTCAGTGGACTGATCATTCGCCCCCTGTTCCCCCGCCCCCGCCCCGATCCCCGGCCGCCTGGCCCGAAGGGCGTCAACAACCCTCAAATGCACACTCCCGTAGAGCAAAGCGGCCAACACCACCAGGGCGGGGTGTACGTTTGCCGGTCCCAGCACAATGAGCACCACAAGCCCGGTCACCGCTGCGAATAACCATCCCAGTCCCCGGCCCGCAGAGGCGCCAAACTCATAGGCCATCACGCCCAACATCACCACGATCACCGGCTTAACCGCAGCGATCATTCCGGCCACCACCCGGGAACTTTTGAGTGCATACAGGGATCCCAATAACACGATCATCGCAAGACTGCTCGGCAGGATATGAACGACCACTGCGAGGACAGCACCGAGAATCCCTTTCACGCGATACCCGAGATACGCGGCCAGTTTCGTGGCGATGGGGCCCGGGAGCGCGTTCGCCAAGGCGACAATTTCGCCGAACTCTTCATCTTCCATCCAGCCATAGCGCTTGACCGCCTCATGACGCATCAAAGGAATGACAGCCGGTCCCCCGCCGTACGTAAAAATGCCCGTACGAAGCATGGCGGCCAGCAGATTCCACCACGATATTCCGCCGACTTCCTTCTCATCGGGCGCCCTGTTTTCCATCAACATCCCCCCGCTTCTGTCGCCAAATACTGGGAGGCGCCCGGCGGTGTTTGTCCTCAGCCCATTCTCCGCTATCTTACCACATCGCCCGATCCCAACATCGGGGTCAGTCCCGGAAGGCCGCCCTCTCGGCCCACCGCCGGTGCGGGATCAAAGCTAGGTAGATGCCTCTGCCCCCGGTTCTCCCGAATCTCTTCCCTTGCGGCTTCTGCCGGCGGTCAGTGTCAACGTCACCCCTGCCACGACCAACGCTCCGCCCAGCCATTGGACCATCCTCACCGGCTGCCCCAGCAGCATGGCCATGAACAACGTAAAAACGGGCAGTAAGTTCATAAAGATTCCCGCTTGGCCTGCCGGGATACGCATCACTCCCGCGTTCCAACACACATAGGCCAACACCGAAGCGAACACGCCAATATAAGCCAACCCCACCCAGGTGATGGGCAAAGCTTGCAGGTTCCAGTCTAAAGCGGCGGGAATTAGTCCGATCACCGCCCCGATTCCCGAAGTCACCCAAGCCGTGGCCATCGTCCCCACTTCCCGTTGCACCCGGGGTACGTAAAGGGAGTACACGGCCCAGAGGAGCACGCAGAGGAGCATCAACCAATCGCCGGGGTTGAGCCGCAGCCCGGCCAGCACACTCCAATCCCCTCGGCTCACCACAACCACCACCCCGGCCAGGGAAACGATCAGCCCTGTGACCTGCAGCGCCGATATCCGGTTTCCCTGCCAAATGGCGGCGAGGGCTGCGATGAGGGCCGGGTTAATCCCCGAGATCAGCGAAGCATTCACTGGGCTTGTATGATGGAGAGCTTCGTACAGGATAAATCCGTATCCCCCCACCCCCGTAACCGCTAAAAACACCAACCCGCCGAACCGGCGGCGAATCGCCTGGGGACCCGGCGACCCCGGGCGAGCCCACTCCCTTTTGACAAAGGGCCATAAGACCATAAAGGCAATCCACCAGCGCACCGTTGTCAGAGCCCCTGGAGAAATCACGGGGGCAAGGGCTGCCCCGAATAAATAATTTCCCGCCCAGAACAGGTTGGCCAGGGTGAGAAAAAGAACCGCCGCCTTATCCATGGCGGACTTCCCCGCTCACCTGAACGCCCGGGTCCCAGCCTTTCAGATCGACAACTTCAACTTGGGATGAAGCTCTTTGAAAATCCTCCACCACCTCCGGGTGACACGTCAAATAAAACAGTTGGACATCCTCGGCCAAACGCACCAAGAGTGCGGCCCCCTGGCGCCTTCGCACCGGATCAAAATTCACGAGTATATCATCCATAACCACTGGCGGCACAACTCCCCTCTCCCGGAGATCGTCGATCAGCCCAAGCCGAATGGCCAGATACATCTGTTCGGTCGTACCTCGGCTCAACCCGGGGAGTGGCCATCGGTGGCCCGTTACATCCTCGGCATACCACGCCTCCTCCTCAAGAGGCACGACAATCCGTCGGTAACGGCCCCCTGTCAAGGCGGCGAATGCCGTCGACGCCCGGCGTATGACCGCGGGTTGTCGCTCCCGTTCGTACCTTTCCTTCGTTCGACGCAGGAGATGCAGCGCCAAGGCATCCACCGCCCATTCCTGTACCTCCCGCCGCAGCCTGGCGATGAGATCTTCCCGGAGCTGTAGCCAATGGGACAGAGACCTCCCCTCCTCCAGCTCCTTAAGCCTAGCCGTGTTTTCCGCTCGCCGGGCTCCGATGTCCCGAGTCTTGCGATCTAGCTCTTCCTCCATGCGGTCCAATTCTGTTAACTCATCTTCGATTGCAACCAGATCCCAATGGGCCACCTCGGCCAACTCCCGTTCGTCCCCCGCCAGGCGGTGCAGCTGCTCTTCCAGTGCTCGACGGGTATCCCGCAATTCCCTCCGACGGCGAAGCTCCGTCCGGATTTTGCGCCACTCCTCTTCGCCCGTGATGCTGATGCCCAGATCTGCCCAGCCCCGCTGCAGTTCACCTTGTGCCGCCGCCAATCGATCGAACGCCTGCTCGACCACACCCACCGCTTTCTTCCTTTCGTCCCGCAAACGGTCCCGGCGCTGCACCCGTCGGATTTCATCGTCCAGTGCCGCCCGCAAGCTCCCACACACCCGAGCGTCCCAATCCGCCTGGGCTCCTAAATCCTCATTCTCCGGCAGGGAAGGGATGGGAAGCCCGCACTGTGCGCACAACTCCGCCAACTGCCGCCTCCACCTTTGGCCTTGGTCCGCCAACTCCGCCTCCCGTCGCCGGCGCTCCGCCATCTGCCCCCTCAGGCGGCGCAGGTGATCGAATGCATCCAGGGCGGCGGACGCCTGGGGCCACGAAAGCTCCCGGGGAAGTCCCTGAGCGGCCAACCAGGACTCCCAGGATTCTCGGGTACGAACAAGCTGGTCCTCTGATTCCTGGAGCTTCTTTTGTTCCATCTCTACGGTGCGTCGCGCACGTTCCTCATCCCGGCGCAACTGTTCGATCCGGGCTCGTTTCTCCTCCACGAGGGCCATCCGTCGAGCCGCATCGTCCAAAGCCCGTTCGATATCCTCAATGTCCCGTTCGCTCCAGTCGGCTCGTCCGAACAGCGACTCCGCCGTTCGCGCCTCCCGTTCCGTCAAATCGCGAATATGGCTTTCTATTTCAGATTTTCGCCGCTC is from Kyrpidia tusciae DSM 2912 and encodes:
- a CDS encoding chromate transporter, encoding MMNWLHLLWGFLVANLLGYGGGPSTIPLMQEEIVHRYQWLTNGQFADVLAVGNALPGPIATKIAAFVGYEVAGWPGLLAALVATVVPTAVGLIAFMRLLARFRGSKAVRGMTMLVQPVIAVMLVLLTWEMGQESVQSLGVLQFLGISAVALWALAVRKIHPAFVILAAFAYGGLVLSHWV
- a CDS encoding YjbE family putative metal transport protein (Members of this highly hydrophobic protein family,regularly are found preceded by the yybP-ykoY manganese riboswitch (see RF00080). A metal cation transport function is proposed.); the protein is MQTVIDLFVLVWINIMLSGDNALVIAMATRRLPPGQRRRAAVFGAAAAVALRILLTIIAARWLTKPYIQAAAGVALLWIAVRLILPGSATLPPAEEQPESPQLQWWEAVGTIVLADVTMSIDNVLAVAAAAQGNLLLLVAGLALSIPLIVWGSDLIRLLLNRMEWLVYPGAGLLGWMAGGLVAEDPGLGIADQWPGGAWWTAGLAACAVVGVGLWKRWPKD
- a CDS encoding chromate transporter, with amino-acid sequence MENRAPDEKEVGGISWWNLLAAMLRTGIFTYGGGPAVIPLMRHEAVKRYGWMEDEEFGEIVALANALPGPIATKLAAYLGYRVKGILGAVLAVVVHILPSSLAMIVLLGSLYALKSSRVVAGMIAAVKPVIVVMLGVMAYEFGASAGRGLGWLFAAVTGLVVLIVLGPANVHPALVVLAALLYGSVHLRVVDALRARRPGIGAGAGEQGANDQSTETGAGGRVGKSAGGDQGRDDPRSRNGAGTSGEGEGSG
- the argC gene encoding N-acetyl-gamma-glutamyl-phosphate reductase yields the protein MIRVAVVGATGYAGVELVRLLVRHPEAELAMVTSDSHAGIQLSRVYPHLTGIADFELQAFDPDRVAEEANVAFLALPAGLSSTMVPSLRERGVRVIDLGGDFRIPGPLFREWYKKDPPSDAVREEAVYGLTEWNRERVAGASFVSNPGCYPTAALLGLLPAVRNRGVEADGLIIDAKSGVTGAGRGVNLGNHFAEVAENFKAYKVAEHQHTPEIEYHLAVFGQGSARVSFTAHLLPMGRGILVTAYGTLTGEWREWTTERVWEVYQDAYRQEPFVRVQPAGQWPQTKEVRGTNLCDIGLTVERRTGRMIVVSVIDNLVKGAAGQAVQNLNVMMGWPETMGLDLVPMYP
- a CDS encoding DMT family transporter; the protein is MDKAAVLFLTLANLFWAGNYLFGAALAPVISPGALTTVRWWIAFMVLWPFVKREWARPGSPGPQAIRRRFGGLVFLAVTGVGGYGFILYEALHHTSPVNASLISGINPALIAALAAIWQGNRISALQVTGLIVSLAGVVVVVSRGDWSVLAGLRLNPGDWLMLLCVLLWAVYSLYVPRVQREVGTMATAWVTSGIGAVIGLIPAALDWNLQALPITWVGLAYIGVFASVLAYVCWNAGVMRIPAGQAGIFMNLLPVFTLFMAMLLGQPVRMVQWLGGALVVAGVTLTLTAGRSRKGRDSGEPGAEAST
- the argJ gene encoding bifunctional glutamate N-acetyltransferase/amino-acid acetyltransferase ArgJ, which codes for MADRWDEMQQEERQEWLGVTAPKGFWAGAAAAGIRDGKAERLDVAILYSEQPAVAAGMFTTNRVRSAAVEATEARIREQRRLQAVVVNSGNANACTGEQGAADVLAIQMQAADLFGLEPDDIGVASTGVIGVPLPMDRLSAGIEEAAKKIRDDGGRAFAEAILTTDTYTKEVVRELTVDGQTVRIGGAAKGSGMIHPNMATMLAFLTTDAEVEPEALQEALRHAVDASFHCISVDGDTSTNDTVLLLANGMAGNRPLRPDHPDWDRFVEAVTEAAIRLAKAIARDGEGATRLIETRVEGAATDEEARRVAKAVIGSSLVKTAVYGADPNWGRILCAAGYAGSSFDPQNVDIYIGDIAVCRRGGAVPFDEEAARGVLRGDPVPLRVVVGEGSGKAVAWGCDLTERYIEINAHYRT